The Micromonospora sp. Llam0 genome includes a window with the following:
- a CDS encoding aldehyde dehydrogenase family protein yields MTAVRIPGRPVVDDGHLLSSHPATGAQVGRVPIADRDQVAAAVAAARTAAGWWVGIGHPQRRRRLLRWRSLLATRITELADLINRECGKPVAEAVVEIAAAIEHIDWAAQHAKRVLGVRRTHTRLITAEFSGHLEYQPLGVVGVIGAWNYPVLIPIGPIAYALAAGNTVVFKPSEYTPVTGQWLVDTLTEAVGAESVLTAVHGLGDVGDALCRSGVDKLSFTGSPRTGRLVMAACAETLTPVVIEAGGKDAMIVDDDADIDAAAEACVWGAMTNAGQSCIGIERVYALAPVYDAFVTAVVDRAGRLTVGSGPDDQVGPIAMPGQLDVIRRHIDDALAAGGRAVLGGAAAVQPPYVHPTVLVDVPPDCTAVREETFGPTVTIHRVETIDEAIAAANDTRYGLGGAVFGKRRGIAVARRIRSGMVSINSVLTFVGFSELPFGGVGESGFGRVHGEDGLREFSRSKAITRRRAPSVLPTMTFERTPTDVARIVKVIKLRYGRD; encoded by the coding sequence GTGACAGCGGTACGGATCCCAGGCCGACCGGTGGTCGACGACGGGCATCTCCTCTCCTCCCACCCGGCGACCGGCGCCCAGGTGGGCCGGGTCCCGATCGCCGACCGCGATCAGGTCGCGGCGGCGGTGGCCGCGGCCCGGACCGCAGCCGGCTGGTGGGTCGGGATCGGCCACCCGCAACGCCGCCGCCGGCTGCTGCGCTGGCGGTCGCTGCTGGCCACCCGGATCACCGAGCTCGCCGACCTGATCAACCGGGAGTGCGGCAAGCCGGTGGCCGAGGCGGTCGTCGAGATCGCCGCCGCGATCGAACACATCGACTGGGCGGCCCAGCACGCCAAGCGGGTGCTCGGGGTCCGGCGGACCCACACCCGGCTGATCACCGCCGAGTTCAGCGGGCACCTGGAGTACCAGCCGCTCGGCGTGGTCGGGGTGATCGGCGCGTGGAACTACCCGGTGCTCATTCCGATCGGCCCGATCGCGTACGCGCTGGCCGCCGGCAACACGGTGGTCTTCAAGCCCAGCGAGTACACCCCGGTGACCGGACAGTGGCTGGTCGACACGCTCACCGAGGCGGTCGGCGCGGAGTCGGTCCTGACCGCCGTGCACGGGCTCGGCGACGTCGGCGACGCGTTGTGCCGGTCCGGCGTGGACAAGCTCTCGTTCACCGGCTCACCACGGACCGGCCGCCTGGTCATGGCGGCCTGCGCCGAGACGCTCACCCCGGTGGTGATCGAGGCCGGCGGCAAGGACGCGATGATCGTCGACGACGATGCCGACATCGACGCGGCGGCCGAGGCCTGCGTCTGGGGGGCGATGACCAACGCCGGGCAGAGCTGCATCGGCATCGAGCGGGTGTACGCGCTGGCCCCGGTGTACGACGCGTTCGTCACCGCGGTGGTGGACCGGGCCGGCCGGCTGACTGTCGGTAGCGGACCGGACGACCAGGTCGGACCGATCGCCATGCCCGGGCAGCTCGACGTCATCCGACGGCACATCGACGACGCGCTGGCCGCCGGTGGGCGGGCGGTGCTCGGCGGTGCCGCGGCGGTACAGCCGCCGTACGTGCATCCGACCGTCCTGGTCGACGTGCCGCCCGACTGCACCGCCGTCCGCGAGGAGACCTTCGGTCCGACCGTCACGATCCACCGGGTCGAGACCATCGACGAGGCGATCGCGGCGGCCAACGACACCCGCTACGGGTTGGGCGGCGCGGTCTTCGGCAAGCGGCGGGGGATCGCCGTCGCCCGCCGGATCCGCAGTGGAATGGTGTCGATCAACTCGGTACTCACCTTCGTCGGGTTCAGTGAGCTGCCGTTCGGCGGAGTCGGCGAATCGGGTTTCGGCCGGGTGCACGGTGAAGACGGGCTGCGGGAGTTCTCCCGGTCCAAGGCGATCACCCGCCGCCGGGCACCGTCGGTGCTGCCGACGATGACGTTCGAGCGGACCCCGACCGACGTGGCCCGCATCGTCAAGGTGATCAAGCTGCGGTACGGCCGCGACTGA
- a CDS encoding FHA domain-containing protein has product MSEHQSLLPLLQVITGPTPGASYRLSPGNRVIGRDAGLDITIDDIKVSRCHAVIAAGGGRTVLTDQESTNGTWVNDLRIRQPTELRDGDRIRIGGVELRFYDPASALTDPVGTRIPRPATAALPGAPVRPTTGPGSPLHTVLGEPTQPMRPRRRPSTLLMAGLAGVFLVGWLTWMVVVLS; this is encoded by the coding sequence ATGTCCGAACACCAGTCGCTGCTACCTCTCCTGCAGGTGATCACCGGCCCGACTCCCGGGGCCAGTTACCGGCTGTCGCCCGGCAACCGGGTGATCGGCCGGGATGCCGGCCTGGACATCACCATCGACGACATCAAGGTCAGCCGGTGCCACGCGGTGATAGCGGCCGGCGGCGGCCGTACCGTGCTGACCGACCAGGAATCGACGAACGGGACCTGGGTCAACGACCTGCGGATCCGGCAGCCGACCGAGTTGCGCGACGGCGACCGGATCCGGATCGGCGGCGTGGAACTGCGCTTCTACGATCCGGCTTCGGCGCTCACCGACCCGGTCGGCACCCGGATTCCCCGGCCGGCCACGGCTGCGCTGCCCGGCGCACCGGTGCGGCCGACCACCGGACCGGGTTCCCCGCTGCATACCGTGCTCGGCGAGCCCACCCAGCCGATGCGTCCCCGCCGCCGGCCCAGCACACTGCTGATGGCCGGGCTGGCCGGGGTCTTCCTGGTCGGCTGGTTGACCTGGATGGTCGTGGTGCTCTCCTGA
- a CDS encoding 3-hydroxyacyl-CoA dehydrogenase family protein has protein sequence MAREFKTVGVVGLGTMGAGIVEVFARNGVDVVAAEVDGAALDKGRANLTASTDRAVARGKLDPADRDALHARVTFAVGLDALRDVDLAVEAVPERLDLKRRLLAELDRVCPPGAVLATNTSSLSVTEIAVATERPGQVIGLHFFNPAPVMRLVEVISTVVTAPEVARDVQALCARLGKVGVSVTDRAGFIANALLFGYLNQAIGMYEAGYASREDIDAAMQQGHGLPMGPLTLLDLIGLDTAYQVLETMYQRGGHDRRHAAAPLLRQMVTAGLLGRKSGRGFYTYQAPGSSRLAPDELTPVAGAEAGDPAPRTVGVVGSGSVATDVAEVLTAAGVDVVTVAGPGAVPAADPVDRAGRDLAAVDLVVVVGPSTAPVIDVAMATGRPADVVGLHFVGGTAAQARLVEVVRTVRTSPTAVRAAHQLCAALGRTAVTCGDRAGFIADALLLPYLNDAVRMLESSYSTADDIDAAMKLGCGYPAGPFELLDTVGLDVALAVQTAIHRELPEPGLAPAPLLRNLVTAGRLGQRTGGGFRDHAG, from the coding sequence ATGGCGCGCGAGTTCAAGACCGTGGGAGTGGTCGGGCTCGGCACGATGGGTGCCGGGATCGTCGAGGTCTTCGCCCGCAACGGCGTCGACGTGGTCGCCGCCGAGGTGGACGGGGCGGCGCTGGACAAGGGGCGGGCCAACCTGACGGCCTCCACCGACCGGGCCGTCGCCCGCGGCAAACTCGACCCGGCCGACCGGGACGCACTGCACGCCCGGGTGACCTTCGCGGTCGGACTCGACGCACTCCGCGACGTCGATCTGGCCGTCGAGGCGGTCCCGGAGCGGCTCGATCTCAAGCGACGCCTGCTGGCCGAGCTCGACCGGGTGTGCCCACCGGGGGCCGTCCTGGCGACCAACACCTCGTCGTTGAGCGTCACCGAGATCGCTGTCGCCACCGAACGTCCCGGCCAGGTGATCGGGCTGCATTTCTTCAACCCGGCGCCGGTGATGCGGCTGGTCGAGGTGATCAGCACCGTGGTGACCGCGCCGGAGGTGGCCCGCGACGTCCAGGCGCTCTGCGCCCGGCTCGGCAAGGTCGGGGTGAGCGTCACCGACCGCGCCGGCTTCATCGCCAACGCGCTGCTGTTCGGGTACCTCAACCAGGCGATCGGCATGTACGAGGCCGGATACGCCAGCCGGGAGGACATCGACGCGGCCATGCAGCAGGGCCACGGCCTGCCGATGGGCCCGTTGACGCTGCTCGACCTGATCGGCCTGGACACCGCGTACCAGGTGCTGGAGACGATGTACCAGCGTGGCGGCCACGACCGCCGGCACGCGGCCGCGCCGCTGCTGCGGCAGATGGTCACCGCCGGGCTGCTCGGCCGCAAGTCCGGCCGGGGGTTCTACACCTACCAGGCACCGGGCTCGTCGCGGCTTGCCCCGGACGAACTCACTCCGGTGGCCGGTGCCGAGGCCGGTGACCCGGCACCGCGTACCGTCGGGGTGGTCGGGTCGGGCAGCGTGGCGACCGACGTCGCCGAGGTCCTCACCGCCGCCGGAGTCGACGTCGTCACGGTCGCCGGCCCCGGTGCCGTCCCGGCGGCCGACCCCGTCGACCGGGCCGGGCGTGACCTGGCCGCCGTTGACCTGGTGGTGGTGGTCGGCCCGTCGACGGCACCGGTGATCGACGTGGCGATGGCCACCGGCCGGCCGGCGGACGTGGTCGGACTGCACTTCGTGGGCGGTACGGCGGCGCAGGCCCGACTGGTCGAGGTGGTGCGTACCGTCCGGACCTCGCCGACCGCGGTGCGGGCCGCGCACCAACTCTGCGCGGCACTCGGCAGGACCGCGGTGACCTGTGGCGACCGCGCCGGCTTCATCGCCGACGCGTTGCTGTTGCCGTACCTCAACGACGCGGTCCGGATGCTGGAGAGCAGCTATTCGACGGCGGACGACATCGACGCGGCGATGAAACTCGGCTGTGGCTACCCCGCCGGGCCGTTCGAACTGCTCGACACCGTCGGCCTGGACGTGGCGCTGGCCGTCCAGACCGCCATCCACCGGGAGCTGCCCGAGCCCGGGCTGGCACCCGCCCCGCTGCTGCGCAACCTGGTGACCGCCGGTCGGCTCGGCCAGCGCACCGGGGGCGGTTTCCGCGACCACGCCGGCTGA